The nucleotide sequence CGCATATCACGATCCATTGACGGATTTACCTAATCGCAGATTGTTTCAGACACATTTGACAGATGCCATGAATGATTATCATCAGAATGGTCATAAATTCGCTATTTTAATGCTGGACCTTGATAACTTCAAAGCCATCAATGATCATAAAGGGCATGACTTTGGAGATGATGTGATCCGTGAATTTTCTCACCGGATTAAAAAATGTCTCAGAGGAAATGACACTGTAGCAAGATTAGGTGGGGATGAATTTATCGCGATTGTCCATCATATCGAAAGTAAACAGGACGTAATTGAAATAGTGGAGCGAATGCGTGAACAACTCAACCATACTTGGGAAGTTCGTGGAGAAGAGGTTGAACTGACAACCAGCGTAGGAATCACTATGCCAAACACAGAGGACATCACTCCAGAGGCCTTGATGAAGCAAGTAGATGATGCCTTGTACCGGGCAAAAGGTGCTGGGAAGAATACGTATCAAGTGAGTAAATAACAATAGAGGCAAAGAGTTTGTAATAATTGAAATATACAATTAATTTTTCTGTAACTGTACTGTGGGGGAATTTATGATATATTCAAGATGAATCAAATCATTGGTTCACAACAAGCAAAGATTACACTCTTTAACTTAGCCCCCCCTACTATGTTGAAGAGGTCATATGAGTTGTAAACAAATGTAAGATGATTCACCACTCAGAGAGAGTGGTGAATCTTTTTTTTGATCGGCTCTGTTAAAGCTCATTGTTGTTGAAATGGATCAATTAAGATAGTTGCTAGTTGATTCTGACGAATTGCGTGAGGCGGTGACTCCTAGTCGGCTACAAACGGCCACGTCCTGTGGCCAGCGCCGACACTAGACCGTCCAGGTCTTCGGGGGATTTGATTGCACGAGCTGAAAATCACGCAAAACTCGCGTATGGGAGTATTGGGAAGTTGAAGCCGTGCCCCCAGGAAAGCTTCCGCCTCACGCAATTCGTCAGAATCAACAACAAACTTTAACAGCGCCTTTTGATTAGACGTAAACGCTTGTACAATTATGGAGAGCCTTAGATTTTCTTTTAATGTAATGATTGCGCTACTTTCTCACCGAAAATTAAAGAAAATGGCCTTAACACATCACATATTTACATATATTAGTGGTTATTGCGCCACTTCGTCGACTATTTCCTTTATAATATAATTAGCTTTAAGTAGAGAGAAGGATTATCTTTGAAAATATCTATACAGTTATTCATGTTCACCCTAGGTTTATTCATATTCAGTTATGGAATTGCTCTTGCTATTACTGTCCAGCATCTAGGCATCCACCCTTGGGATGTGTTGAGTATAGCATTGTTTGATTTATTTGGATTATCTATTGGTACTTGGGCGGTAATTGTAGGTCTTGTGCTTGTGTGTATATCCTTGATTATTGACCGTAAATACATAAATTATGGAACCTTTTTGAATGCACTACTAGTCGGACCATTTGTTGATATGTACTTATGGATCGGATGGTTTCCCACAAGTAATGAGACCTTTTTTGAGGTTATAATTCTATTAGTCGCGATTGTTACGATGGGATTCGGTGGAGGAATGTACGCCGCTGCTAGAATCGGGGTCGGCCCTCGAGATGGATTCATGCTTTCATTATCTGATCAGTTCGGCATGTCTATAAGTAGAGTAAGGATAGTAGTTGAAACCAGTGTGCTTGTGTTGGCGTTTTTACTTGGTGGCCCGGTCTTCATTTTTACTTTCATTTATACTTTTATTCAAAGTCCGGTCTTCCAATTCTCCTATCATTATCACTCTAAAAGATTGGATCAGTTGCTTGGTCGAATATAGAAAAATGCCATGTGCTCCTCAGCGCATGGCATTTTCATTATCTTTTCTTCTTTTTATCCTCTTTTTTTATCTTTTTACCCATATCCTCATAGCTATCAACGTTGTCCTTTTTAGCGTTCAATAATTTTTTCACTTCATCAGTGTGCTTTCTAGAAACGAGAATATAGATGAAATCTCCAGCTTTGATTTCGGTATCCCCATAAGGTGTGACTAAGTCATTATCACGGACGATTGCACTCACGGACGCTTTGTTAGGGAAATCGATTTCGTATAATTTTTTCCCGACAACTTCATTCTCACGGTTCGTTTGGAACTGGATCATTTCAGCGTTAGCTTTAGCGACTGAAATGAGCTCGATGGAATGGTGTGGTGTATCTGTTACCGGCCCCATTAACCCAAGTTTTGTTGCTACATTGGAAATGGTTGAGCCTTGTACAAGCGCTGAGGTCAATACTACGAAAAATATGATATTGAAAAACATCTCAGCATTATCCAGCCCAGCAACGATAGGGAATGTGGCTAATACGATTGGAACCGCCCCACGTAAACCGGCCCAAGATAGAAAGACCTTTTCTTTCACAGTATATTTCATTCCGAGGGTTGATAAAAACACAGCGACAGGCCGTGCAATGAAGATCAATACGAATGAAATGAACAACCCATTAAGAATTACAGACCACTGAAAGACTTCATCTGGAAAAGCTAGAAGTCCCAAAATTACGAACATGAGAATTTGCGACATCCAAGCAAACCCTTCATTAAATTGAAAGATAGAATAACGG is from Halalkalibacillus sediminis and encodes:
- a CDS encoding YczE/YyaS/YitT family protein, encoding MKISIQLFMFTLGLFIFSYGIALAITVQHLGIHPWDVLSIALFDLFGLSIGTWAVIVGLVLVCISLIIDRKYINYGTFLNALLVGPFVDMYLWIGWFPTSNETFFEVIILLVAIVTMGFGGGMYAAARIGVGPRDGFMLSLSDQFGMSISRVRIVVETSVLVLAFLLGGPVFIFTFIYTFIQSPVFQFSYHYHSKRLDQLLGRI